From Streptomonospora salina, the proteins below share one genomic window:
- a CDS encoding tRNA (adenine-N1)-methyltransferase: MTGIHARRGPFREGDIVQLTDPKGKMHTITLKAGAAFHTHRGRLDHDELIGSSEGCVVRATSNTAYVALRPLLADFTLSMKRGATIVYPKDAAQIVAQADIFPGARVAEAGGGSGALTSWLLRAAGEQGLVSSYERRADFAEIARTNVERFFGGEHPAWRLTVGDLAEELAETDLDRVVLDMLAPWECLEAVSTALIPGGLVCVYVATTTQISRVVEELRDNGSFYEPRAFETMVREWHVEGLAVRPDHRMIGHTGFLVTARRLADGAVPPDRRRRPSKGAYGQDWQREQEARAAAGARPSSGSGAADTGPAGAGGGE, encoded by the coding sequence GTGACCGGCATCCACGCCCGCCGCGGCCCCTTCCGCGAGGGCGACATCGTCCAGCTGACCGACCCCAAGGGCAAGATGCACACCATCACCCTCAAGGCCGGAGCCGCTTTCCACACCCACCGGGGGCGCCTGGACCACGACGAGCTGATCGGCAGCTCTGAGGGCTGCGTGGTGCGTGCGACCTCCAACACCGCCTATGTGGCCCTGCGTCCGCTGCTGGCCGACTTCACGCTGTCCATGAAGCGCGGCGCGACGATCGTCTACCCCAAGGACGCCGCGCAGATCGTCGCTCAGGCCGACATCTTCCCGGGCGCACGGGTCGCCGAGGCCGGAGGCGGCTCGGGTGCGCTTACCAGCTGGCTGCTGCGCGCTGCGGGCGAGCAGGGGCTGGTCTCCTCCTATGAGCGCCGCGCCGACTTCGCCGAGATCGCCCGCACCAACGTGGAGCGCTTCTTCGGCGGTGAGCACCCGGCCTGGCGGCTGACCGTGGGGGATCTGGCCGAGGAGCTCGCCGAGACCGACCTCGACCGGGTGGTGCTGGACATGCTCGCCCCGTGGGAGTGCCTGGAGGCCGTTTCCACGGCGCTGATTCCGGGCGGGCTGGTGTGCGTCTACGTCGCCACTACGACGCAGATCTCGCGGGTGGTCGAGGAGCTGCGCGACAACGGCTCCTTCTACGAGCCGCGCGCCTTCGAGACGATGGTGCGGGAGTGGCACGTGGAAGGCCTGGCCGTGCGCCCCGACCACCGCATGATCGGACACACGGGATTCCTGGTGACCGCACGGCGCCTGGCCGACGGCGCGGTGCCGCCCGACCGCCGTCGGCGCCCCTCCAAGGGCGCCTACGGCCAGGACTGGCAGCGCGAGCAGGAGGCGCGTG
- the ppgK gene encoding polyphosphate--glucose phosphotransferase, whose product MAPSAPRTGIGIDIGGSGIKAAPVDLEQGTFLVERLKTATPRPATPEAVAEVVADLAASFPEHVSESAPLGVTFPAVIQHGVARSAANVDPSWVGADAEKLLSEATGRAVGVVNDADAAAVAEHRYGAARGVRGVALLTTLGTGIGTALLVDGRLVPNTEFGHLEIDGYDAETRAASSVQDREGLSYEQWARERLQRYYDEVERLLWPDLIVVGGGVSRIADRFLPYLDLNAPIVPAELRNTAGIVGAACLAVERFGPARTGGAPQPST is encoded by the coding sequence ATGGCGCCCAGCGCACCCCGGACGGGGATCGGAATCGACATCGGCGGCAGCGGGATCAAGGCCGCGCCGGTCGACCTGGAGCAGGGGACGTTCCTGGTGGAACGGCTCAAAACGGCGACGCCCCGCCCCGCCACCCCCGAGGCGGTGGCCGAGGTCGTCGCCGACCTCGCCGCCTCCTTCCCCGAGCACGTGTCCGAGTCGGCGCCGCTGGGCGTGACCTTCCCGGCGGTCATCCAGCACGGGGTCGCCCGCAGCGCCGCGAACGTCGACCCCTCCTGGGTCGGCGCCGACGCCGAGAAGCTGCTGTCGGAGGCGACCGGGCGCGCGGTCGGCGTCGTCAACGACGCCGACGCCGCCGCGGTGGCCGAGCACCGCTACGGCGCCGCGCGCGGCGTACGGGGCGTGGCGCTGCTGACCACGCTCGGCACCGGCATCGGCACGGCGCTGCTGGTGGACGGCCGCCTGGTGCCCAATACCGAGTTCGGGCACCTGGAGATCGACGGCTACGACGCCGAGACCCGGGCCGCCTCCAGCGTGCAGGACCGCGAAGGGCTGTCGTACGAGCAGTGGGCCCGGGAGCGGCTGCAGCGCTACTACGACGAGGTGGAGCGGCTGCTGTGGCCCGACCTGATCGTGGTGGGCGGCGGGGTGAGCCGCATCGCCGACCGGTTCCTGCCCTACCTGGACCTCAACGCCCCCATCGTGCCGGCCGAGCTGCGCAACACGGCGGGGATCGTGGGCGCGGCCTGCCTGGCGGTGGAGCGGTTCGGCCCGGCGCGGACCGGCGGTGCCCCGCAGCCGTCGACGTGA
- a CDS encoding helix-turn-helix domain-containing protein encodes MPRRDSALPPDFWERDGITEALATCDLARVLEQVRLARDWSQGELAAAVGYSQSWVSRVVNRQQSLTVDQVREIAGRLGIPIRLLRFAGSADPDRGADPTRRREFGTVVATAALTPGAIPRDGVDEGTAQTLRAITGGQRRLDGASPSRDLAGGAVAHVELTGRTLARARRTPFAPGIAAAAGEAAGFAAWLHADMDDAGSARGYYRTAVRNARLARDPLLGAYMVGSLAAFETETEDAAAGLSLVGEAARLLGGGTHPTAAAWLSCTRAMAYATLGDASAADAEIASAERAVARSDNTEPPWPWVFPFTDAKVAGYRARAGVRLHRPREARAAFAEAFGGTRPAAKSGANLMVELAGAHADAGDVDEAFSLAADSLRIAVHFRSDRLISRVRRFRRAYRGPGARCVKELDEQLASAALTA; translated from the coding sequence ATGCCCCGACGAGACAGCGCGCTGCCGCCGGACTTCTGGGAACGCGACGGCATCACCGAGGCGCTGGCCACCTGCGACCTCGCCCGTGTCCTGGAACAGGTGCGCCTGGCCCGCGACTGGTCCCAAGGCGAGCTCGCCGCCGCCGTCGGCTACTCGCAGAGCTGGGTGTCGCGGGTGGTCAACCGGCAGCAGTCACTCACCGTCGACCAGGTCCGCGAGATCGCCGGGCGGCTGGGGATCCCGATCCGCCTCCTGCGGTTCGCGGGCTCCGCCGATCCGGACAGGGGGGCCGATCCGACGAGACGACGGGAATTCGGCACGGTCGTCGCCACGGCGGCGCTGACGCCCGGAGCGATCCCGCGCGACGGGGTCGACGAAGGCACCGCCCAGACCCTGCGCGCGATCACCGGCGGCCAGCGGCGCCTGGACGGCGCCTCGCCGTCGCGCGACCTCGCCGGCGGCGCGGTCGCCCACGTGGAACTGACCGGGCGGACGCTGGCCCGGGCCCGCCGCACGCCGTTCGCGCCCGGTATCGCCGCGGCGGCCGGCGAAGCCGCCGGCTTCGCCGCCTGGCTGCACGCCGACATGGACGACGCCGGATCGGCGCGCGGCTACTACCGCACCGCGGTGCGCAACGCCCGGCTGGCCCGCGATCCGCTGCTGGGCGCCTACATGGTGGGCAGCCTGGCCGCGTTCGAGACCGAGACCGAGGACGCCGCGGCCGGGCTGAGCCTGGTCGGCGAGGCGGCGCGGCTGCTGGGCGGCGGCACCCACCCCACCGCTGCGGCGTGGCTGTCGTGCACCCGCGCGATGGCCTACGCCACGCTCGGCGACGCCTCCGCGGCCGACGCCGAGATCGCCTCCGCCGAGCGCGCGGTCGCCCGCAGCGACAACACCGAGCCGCCCTGGCCCTGGGTCTTCCCCTTCACTGACGCGAAGGTCGCCGGGTACCGTGCCCGAGCGGGCGTGCGGCTGCACCGTCCGCGCGAGGCGCGCGCCGCCTTCGCCGAGGCGTTCGGCGGCACTCGGCCCGCGGCCAAGAGCGGCGCGAACCTGATGGTGGAGCTCGCCGGCGCCCACGCCGACGCCGGCGACGTCGACGAAGCGTTCTCGCTGGCCGCCGATTCTCTGCGGATCGCCGTGCACTTCCGCTCCGATCGGCTGATATCGCGGGTGCGGCGCTTCCGCCGCGCCTACCGGGGGCCCGGCGCACGCTGCGTCAAGGAGCTCGACGAACAGCTCGCCTCGGCGGCGCTGACCGCCTAG